A section of the Solitalea canadensis DSM 3403 genome encodes:
- a CDS encoding helix-turn-helix transcriptional regulator: MNTDFEFSHLRVAREQLGLTQKEAANASGISQRDISQLESGLKKFFPLEYILFLNINNVNLNILFSNNLNIQNLIQDRLGSIRSIDPVSIQFDYSIFKKAREKAGFTQKQASDRSGLSQRDISQLEAGLKKFIPFQFISYLILIKADLNEIFKYSTNIASTPVSSTINDQSLPKKPDFPVKNKAPENSLFDSTPAIGKEYSTHKASENSPESTIEISESKVQPVNILTTENIQVKEPEITPEIPVKAATVKSSIADTPPAIKKSKTANGIAVVNKHVVKGYIQQLDKRDFIGSLPELSIPGLEAGDFRAFEITGREMEPLFFEGDLVIGVKLDDFNEIKNNHLYIIVNDKRIIIRRIINCIKASAELILLTDNETVANEVQKIAAVKEVWEFNLKITASVDQLKNSFNELYFQLLKIQKDLDIIKSKL, from the coding sequence ATGAATACAGATTTTGAATTTAGCCATTTAAGGGTTGCCCGGGAGCAATTAGGTTTAACACAAAAAGAGGCTGCTAATGCCTCTGGAATTAGCCAAAGGGACATTTCACAGCTGGAATCGGGGCTTAAGAAGTTCTTTCCGCTTGAATACATCCTATTTTTGAATATTAATAACGTAAATTTGAATATTCTGTTTTCGAATAATTTGAATATTCAAAATTTGATTCAAGATAGATTAGGTAGTATTCGCTCCATTGATCCTGTTTCTATTCAATTTGACTATTCAATATTCAAAAAAGCTAGAGAAAAGGCCGGTTTTACCCAAAAACAGGCTTCAGATAGATCCGGCCTCTCCCAACGTGATATTTCACAGTTAGAGGCCGGTTTAAAGAAGTTTATTCCATTCCAATTCATTAGCTACCTTATTCTTATCAAGGCTGATTTGAATGAAATATTCAAGTATTCAACGAATATTGCTTCTACTCCTGTTTCCAGTACGATTAACGACCAATCTTTACCCAAAAAGCCTGATTTTCCGGTTAAAAACAAAGCCCCTGAGAATAGCTTATTTGACAGTACTCCTGCCATTGGTAAGGAATATTCTACGCATAAAGCCTCTGAAAATTCACCTGAATCAACCATTGAAATATCGGAAAGTAAGGTCCAACCAGTCAATATTTTAACCACTGAAAATATACAGGTAAAAGAACCGGAAATTACTCCTGAAATTCCAGTAAAAGCGGCTACTGTTAAATCCAGTATTGCCGACACTCCTCCTGCTATTAAAAAGAGTAAAACTGCGAATGGAATTGCTGTGGTAAATAAACATGTAGTCAAAGGCTATATCCAACAATTGGATAAAAGAGATTTTATCGGTTCTCTACCTGAATTATCAATTCCGGGACTAGAAGCTGGCGATTTTAGAGCTTTTGAAATTACTGGCCGTGAAATGGAACCTTTATTTTTTGAAGGCGACCTTGTAATAGGAGTTAAATTGGATGACTTTAACGAGATTAAGAACAATCACTTATACATCATCGTAAACGACAAAAGAATCATTATTCGCCGGATTATCAATTGTATTAAGGCTTCGGCTGAACTAATATTGCTCACCGATAACGAAACCGTTGCAAATGAGGTGCAGAAAATAGCTGCAGTGAAGGAAGTTTGGGAATTTAACTTAAAAATTACGGCTTCAGTTGATCAGTTGAAAAACAGCTTTAATGAGCTCTATTTCCAACTTTTAAAGATTCAAAAAGATCTGGATATCATAAAAAGCAAGCTTTAG